CCACCCCGACCCCGTGGCCCTCGACCCCGACGAGGACCTCGTCCAGACCTATGGGATCACCTCCCTCAACAAGGTCCTGTTCCTGACCTCCCTGTGCAAGGCGGCCGAAGTCGGTCTCGACAAGTTCACCGAGGACGACCTCGCCCGCATGCGCACCCTCGGTGACGTCGTCGACGCCCTGCGGCCCCACGCCCCCCTGAAGGGATGAGTTTCTTGAGCCACACCGCCTGGAGCCAGAGCGCTTCCACGCTCCTTGCGAACGAGCACGTCGAACTCCATCCCATCTCGGAGAGCGACCGCGAACCGCTTCGCAAAATCGCATTCGATCAGCGCATCTGGACGTACTTCGTCTCCCGGGTCGAGAGCGACACCGACTTCGACACGTTCTTCGACGCCATGCTCGCCGACCAGAACAGCGGCAAGCGCGCGGTCTACGTCATCGTCGACAAGAGCACCGGACAGACCGCTGGAAGCAGCAGCTACGGCAACCTCGCCGAAGCGGACCGGCGCCTTGAGATCGGATGGTCATGGCTCGGTGTCGACTTCCAGGGAAAGGGCGTCAACCGGTGGGCCAAGTACCTGCTTCTCAAGCATGCGTTCGAAGTCATGGGCGCTGAACGTGTCGAGTTCAAGACCGACGTCCTCAACGCTCAGGCCCGGGCCGGCCTGCGCAACATCGGTGCGTACGAAGAAGGCGTCATGCGCAGTTTCAACCCCATGCCCGAGGGCAGGAGGCGCGACGCGATCTACTATTCCGTGCTCCGTGCCGAATGGCCCTCGGTCCGGGACCAGCTCAGCCGGCTCGGCAAGGCCGTCAACCCGTGCGCATGAACAGCGTGCCGCTCCTTGAGTTGTCCGGCCCGCCGCGCGCCCGCGGGATCACACACGGACGCGCGCTGGCCGGACGGCTCCGCGGCTTTCTCGACGACTCGCTCGCCCGCCTCGGCCACCTCGCCGACCGGCCGGTGGACCTCGACTCGCTGCGACCGAGCATCGCCGCCCACCGTGATGTCGTCGCCGCCGCCCTGCCGGACCTCGCCGAGGAGGTCGACGGTCTCGCCGCCGGCGTCGGAGTCGACCGCGACGCGGCCTGGCTGCTGCAACTGCGGCGCGAGGTTCTGGGGTACAGCCGTGTCACCGCCGGGGACTGCACCACCTATGCCTCGGTCCGGGGCCGGCCGGTGCTGGCACAGACAGTCGACCTGAACGGGAACCTCGACGACCAGATCGCCGTCCTCGCGGTATCCGGACCGCGCCACCGCTCCCTGGTGCTCAGCTTCGCCGGACTCCTGGGCTACCTCGGTGTCAACGACGCCGGAATCGCCATCGGCCTCAATCTCGTTCTCGGCGGTGAATGGGAGCCGGGAGTGCCGCCGTACCTGGCGATCCGGCACGTTCTGGACAGTGCCGACAGTGTCGACCAGGCCGTCGAGATACTGTGCGAACTCCCGTTGGCCAGCTCGCGATCGTTCATGATCTGCGGCGAGGAACGGGCCGTGTGCGTCGAATCTCTGGGCTCGCAGCGAAGCATTCTCGAAGATGCCGACCTGGCGCACACCAACCACTTCCTGGACCCGGATTTCGCCGAAAGAGACGAGATCAACGTCTTCGCCAAGAACTCATCAAGGCGACGTCTGGAGGCAGTTCGAGAGGCGGGCATCCCGGATGCGAGCGACACCGCGAGCCATCACCGGCTCCTTTCGACGCCACCGATCCTCGTGCCGGACAACGGCGACATCCGACGCGAGCGGACCGTCGCGGCAGTGATACTCCGCCCGGATCTGGGCGAGATTCGGCTTTGGCCGGGTGATCCGTCCACTGCCGAGGGGCAAGTTCACTCTTTGCAGCAATGGTCGGCATCCGGTTCGCATCGGTAATCGGGGTGCGTAGTCGCGGGGCGGGAAAGTCAGTCCGGTGCGTCCTTCGGAATGCGTTTGTCGCGGATGTGGGTGATGAGGGTGGGCTCGTAGTTTCCCTTCGTATGGGTGGTTGATTCGGACTGGAGGGAGTTGTCGTGGCAGGTCGGAGTGTTTCGGTGAGGGGGGCGGGGTCGTGATCCGGGTGGCGGTGGTCGGTGCGGCCGGTTATATCGGCGGGGAGTTGTTGCGGCTGTTGCTGGGACATCCCGAGGTCGAGGTGGTGGGCGCGGTCTCGTCCCGTTTCCCGGGCAAGCGG
The genomic region above belongs to Streptomyces coeruleorubidus and contains:
- a CDS encoding phosphopantetheine-binding protein codes for the protein MPTDLDTLAREQLSQVLRDHPDPVALDPDEDLVQTYGITSLNKVLFLTSLCKAAEVGLDKFTEDDLARMRTLGDVVDALRPHAPLKG
- a CDS encoding GNAT family N-acetyltransferase — protein: MSFLSHTAWSQSASTLLANEHVELHPISESDREPLRKIAFDQRIWTYFVSRVESDTDFDTFFDAMLADQNSGKRAVYVIVDKSTGQTAGSSSYGNLAEADRRLEIGWSWLGVDFQGKGVNRWAKYLLLKHAFEVMGAERVEFKTDVLNAQARAGLRNIGAYEEGVMRSFNPMPEGRRRDAIYYSVLRAEWPSVRDQLSRLGKAVNPCA
- a CDS encoding C45 family autoproteolytic acyltransferase/hydolase, with the protein product MNSVPLLELSGPPRARGITHGRALAGRLRGFLDDSLARLGHLADRPVDLDSLRPSIAAHRDVVAAALPDLAEEVDGLAAGVGVDRDAAWLLQLRREVLGYSRVTAGDCTTYASVRGRPVLAQTVDLNGNLDDQIAVLAVSGPRHRSLVLSFAGLLGYLGVNDAGIAIGLNLVLGGEWEPGVPPYLAIRHVLDSADSVDQAVEILCELPLASSRSFMICGEERAVCVESLGSQRSILEDADLAHTNHFLDPDFAERDEINVFAKNSSRRRLEAVREAGIPDASDTASHHRLLSTPPILVPDNGDIRRERTVAAVILRPDLGEIRLWPGDPSTAEGQVHSLQQWSASGSHR